In Halobaculum sp. XH14, a single genomic region encodes these proteins:
- a CDS encoding DUF2391 family protein, with protein MSDGTAGPTADTRPTAGDGGTDGDPESEPTVDDLLDQLETLEETVDEEEEVAKVRDAMRTATKLSRPTVFGRIVHGFDRGDIAEALLGSIIFGVPMLVEGGTQEVGAHLATHPAYLVGTFVVTVAAVVGIVYVADFQDVRVDDPFLGVVPRRLVGVLGVALAVAVLGLTAWGRITWAEPMVALGNVVAALLPMAVGGALGDLLPG; from the coding sequence ATGAGCGATGGCACGGCTGGTCCGACCGCCGACACGAGGCCGACGGCGGGCGACGGCGGGACCGACGGCGACCCCGAATCGGAACCGACCGTCGACGACCTGCTCGACCAGCTCGAGACGCTGGAGGAGACCGTCGACGAGGAGGAGGAGGTAGCGAAAGTCCGCGACGCGATGCGGACGGCCACGAAGCTCTCGCGGCCCACCGTGTTCGGCCGCATCGTCCACGGCTTCGACCGCGGCGACATCGCGGAGGCGCTGCTGGGCAGCATCATCTTCGGCGTCCCGATGCTGGTCGAGGGCGGCACCCAGGAGGTCGGCGCGCACCTGGCGACACACCCGGCGTACCTGGTCGGCACGTTCGTCGTGACCGTCGCGGCCGTGGTCGGCATCGTCTACGTCGCCGACTTCCAGGACGTCCGGGTAGACGACCCGTTCCTGGGGGTCGTCCCGCGACGGCTGGTGGGCGTGCTCGGCGTCGCGCTTGCGGTCGCCGTCCTGGGGTTGACGGCGTGGGGCCGGATCACCTGGGCGGAACCGATGGTGGCGCTCGGGAACGTCGTGGCCGCGCTCCTCCCGATGGCGGTGGGCGGTGCGCTCGGCGACCTGCTCCCCGGCTGA